From the Streptomyces sp. Sge12 genome, the window ACGAGCGGGGTGCCGAGCCGGGCGGCGGCGGCGCTCACCGAGGTGACTCCGGGGATGACCTCGGTCTCGTACCGGTCCGCGAGCCGCTTGTGCATGTGCATGTACGAGCTGTAGAAGAGCGGATCGCCCTCGGCGAGCACGGCGACGGTCCGGCCGGCGTCCAGGTGGGCGGCGAGGCGGGCGGCTGCGGCCTCGTAGAACTCCTCCATCGCGCCCTGGTAGCCGCCGGGGTGGTCGGTGGTCTCGGTGGTGACCGGGTAGACCAGCGGTTCCTCGACGTGGTCGGCGCGCAGGTGCTTCGCGGCGATCGAGCGGGCGATGGAACGGCCGTGGCGGGCACTGTGGTAGGCCACCACATCGGCCTCGGCGATCACCTCGACGGCGCGCAGGGTCATCAGCGACGGGTCGCCGGGGCCGAGCCCGACCCCGTACAGCCGCCCCTTGGCCTCGGCGGCGCTCATTCGGCCACGCTCGCAATGGCGTTGACCGCGGCGGCGGCCATGGCGCTGCCGCCGCGCCGGCCGCGCACGATCAGGTGGTCGAGCCCCGAGGGGTGCGCGGCGAGGGCGTCCTTGGACTCGGCGGCGCCGATGAAGCCGACCGGGACCCCGATGACGGCGGCGGGGCGCGGGGCGCCCTCCTCGATCATCTCCAGCAGCCGGAACAGGGCGGTCGGCGCGTTGCCCACGGCGATCACCGAGCCCTCCAGCAGGCCGCGGTCGCGCCAGACCTCCAGGGCGGCGGCGCTGCGCGTGGTGCCCATCCGCGCGGCGAGCTCCGGCACGGCCGGGTCGGAGAGCGTGCAGATCACGTCGTTGCCGGCGGGCAGCCGCTTGCGGGTGACACCGCTGGCGACCATCTGTACGTCGCACAGGATCGGCGCGCCCGCCTCCAGCGCCGCACGGGCGCGCAGCACGACCTCGGGGGTGTACCCGAGGTCCTGCGGGAGGTCGGTCATTCCGCAGGCGTGGATCATGCGCACCGCGACCTGGGCGACCGTGTCGGGCAGTCCGGAGAGGTCCGCCTCGGCGCGGATCGTGGCAAAGGACTGGCGGTAGATGGCCGCGCCGTCCTTCTCGTACTCAAACACGGTGTACTCGCTCATTTCTTCACTACGTCGGGGTCGGTGCGGGCGTCCGCGAGTGCCGCGGCAAGTTCGGGGGGCCGTACGTCGTGGCGTACGGGGCGGCCGGGGGCGGTGATCCGGTATCCGGTGCCGGTGGCGACCAGGTCCACCCAGGCGGTGCCGCGCGGATGGCCGCAGCGGCGCTCGCAGCCGGACCAGTGCACGGGCAGCGGGCCGCGGGCCCGGTCGACGACGGCCCGCGCGTCGGCGCGCACGTCCGCCAGGGATTTCGCGCAACCGGGCCGCCCGGTGCAGGCGGTGACGGTCTCCCAGGGGCTGTCGGGGGCAACGACCAGCCCGGCGTCCTCGATGCGGGCGGGCGCGTCCCCCTTCACCGAGGGCAGGATGACGCTGCGCCACGGGGTGACGCGCAGCTCGCCGCCCCCCTCCTGCGCGACCTGCGCCAGGACCCGCCACTGGGCGGAGTCGACCCGGCCGAGCGGGGGCAGCACGCACAGCGTGGCGCGGGCACGGGTACCCGCGCCCGGGGGCCGGGGCGCCGGCGCGTACGGCCAGTCCACGGCGCCGACGGCCGTCGCGGCGATCCCGGCGGCGTCGAGGCGCCGGACGAACTCGACGGTTCTCAGGGCGTGTTCGACAGGAAGTTCGGACACCCGCCAGGCCTGGGTGCCCGCCTCGGCGGCGGCGCCGAGGAAGTACCGGGCGGCCGACAGGGCCGCCCGGGGTGCGTCCGGCCCGGCCAGCTCCACGGCGTCGGCGGCCCGGCCGAGCCGGACGAGCGCCCGGCCCGCGGGGCGGCCGAGGACGGTCACGTCCGGGCCGAGCGAGGCCACGTCCCCGCGCCCGTCGTCGAAGGCGAACAGGAA encodes:
- a CDS encoding precorrin-8X methylmutase, giving the protein MSEYTVFEYEKDGAAIYRQSFATIRAEADLSGLPDTVAQVAVRMIHACGMTDLPQDLGYTPEVVLRARAALEAGAPILCDVQMVASGVTRKRLPAGNDVICTLSDPAVPELAARMGTTRSAAALEVWRDRGLLEGSVIAVGNAPTALFRLLEMIEEGAPRPAAVIGVPVGFIGAAESKDALAAHPSGLDHLIVRGRRGGSAMAAAAVNAIASVAE
- the cobG gene encoding precorrin-3B synthase, which encodes MPQPPSAASRDEPVIRERGDACPGALRLHAADDGFLARVRLPGGLLTGPQAAALALAADRFGDGHLELTSRGNVQLRGLADGCGGALAELLDGAGLLPAPSHERVRNIVATPLSGLEGPDRPDALAWAMDFDRMLCASPWAAALSGRFLFAFDDGRGDVASLGPDVTVLGRPAGRALVRLGRAADAVELAGPDAPRAALSAARYFLGAAAEAGTQAWRVSELPVEHALRTVEFVRRLDAAGIAATAVGAVDWPYAPAPRPPGAGTRARATLCVLPPLGRVDSAQWRVLAQVAQEGGGELRVTPWRSVILPSVKGDAPARIEDAGLVVAPDSPWETVTACTGRPGCAKSLADVRADARAVVDRARGPLPVHWSGCERRCGHPRGTAWVDLVATGTGYRITAPGRPVRHDVRPPELAAALADARTDPDVVKK